The following proteins are co-located in the Pelecanus crispus isolate bPelCri1 chromosome 5, bPelCri1.pri, whole genome shotgun sequence genome:
- the PLCD4 gene encoding 1-phosphatidylinositol 4,5-bisphosphate phosphodiesterase delta-4 isoform X2 encodes MASLLCNARIQLTATLEQMQQGTLMRKVKSKSWKKQRYFKLQDDCMTIWYQSKRTGKTESAFSISDVETVREGHQSEVLQSLAEEFPPDRCFTIVFYGRRGNLDLIAGSAEEAQCWVQGLRQLIEVATSMDQREKIDQWIRDWFQKADKNKDGRMNFKEVQHLLKMMNVDMNEDHALRLFQAADKSESGTLEGEEFVLFYKALTQREEVLSLFQDFSEDGKKLTLLELVDFLRQEQLEDEGTEELAMELIDKYEPSETARARHVLSADGFLMYLCSPEGSIFNPQHRVLWQDMSQPLCHYFISSSHNTYLIEDQIRGQSSIEGYIRALKRGCRCLEVDCWDGPNGEPMVYHGHTFTSKIPFREVVSTLGKYAFKTSDYPVILSLENHCSMEQQEVLAQQLKAILGEQLLTATTNGRVPTQLPSPEELKHKILLKGKKIGRLEDTLDGPGDEAPDVSDDDNGAEAEEERRRVKKDKESLAQALSDCVIYCKTVSFRGFQEARSHSRPSEISSLAEAKARKLIRDAGNEFVRHNAWQLTRIYPSGMRTDSSNYSPQEMWNVGCQIVALNFQTAGTEMDLCDGLFSQNGRCGYVLKPPFMRDEETLFNPSDPSSWEGPGPITLTIQVISGQQLPKVANSKDGAIIDPLVRVEIHGVPADQAHQETKYIENNGFNPRWDETLQFQLHVPELALVRFVVEDYDKTSRNDFVGQFTVAFANIKPGYRHIHLLSKDGTSIPPSSLFVHIRITEPHNPEQD; translated from the exons ATGGCATCGCTGCTGTGCAACGCCC GCATCCAGCTCACAGCCACGTTGGAGCAGATGCAGCAAGGGACGCTGATGCGCAAAGTCAAGTCCaagagctggaagaagcagCGTTACTTCAAGCTGCAGGATGACTGCATGACCATTTGGTACCAGTCCAAGAGGACGGGCAAAACTGAGTCTGCCT tcTCCATCAGCGATGTGGAGACGGTGCGGGAAGGGCACCAGTCGGAggtgctgcagagcctggctgaGGAGTTCCCCCCTGACCGCTGCTTCACCATTGTCTTCTACGGCCGCCGGGGCAACCTGGACCTCATTGCCGGCTCAGCAGAGGAGGCGCAGTGTTGGGTCCAGGGCCTGCGCCAGCTCATCGAGGTGGCAACCAGCATGGACCAAAGGGAGAAGATAGACCA ATGGATTCGTGACTGGTTTCAGAAAGCCGACAAGAATAAGGATGGACGCATGAACTTCAAGGAGGTGCAGCATCTCCTCAAGATGATGAACGTGGACATGAACGAGGATCATGCCCTGCGGCTCTTCCAA GCTGCTGACAAGTCGGAGTCAGGGACACTGGAAGGGGAGGAGTTCGTGCTCTTCTACAAGGCCCTCACACAGCGTGAGGAGGTGCTGAGCCTCTTCCAGGACTTCTCCGAGGATGGGAAGAAGCTGACACTGCTGGAGCTGGTGGATTTCCTGCggcaggagcagctggaggaTGAAGGCACAGAGGAGCTGGCCATGGAGCTCATCGACAAATACGAACCGTCGGAGACAG CCCGGGCTCGCCACGTGCTGAGTGCTGACGGGTTCCTCATGTACCTCTGCTCCCCGGAGGGCTCCATCTTCAACCCCCAGCACCGGGTGCTGTGGCAGGACATGAGCCAGCCGCTCTGCCACTACTTCATCTCCTCCTCCCACAACACCTACCTGATAGAGGACCAGATCCGGGGCCAGAGCAGCATCGAGGGCTACATCAG GGCTCTGAAACGGGGCTGCCGGTGCCTGGAGGTGGATTGCTGGGACGGGCCGAATGGGGAGCCCATGGTGTACCATGGCCACACCTTCACCTCCAAGATCCCCTTCCGGGAGGTGGTGAGCACCCTGGGGAAGTACGCCTTCAAG ACCTCAGACTACCCGGTGATCCTGTCCCTCGAGAACCACTGCAGCATGGAGCAGCAGGAGGTCCTGGCCCAGCAGCTCAAGGCCATCCTGGGGGAACAGCTCCTCACCGCCACCACCAATGGGCGCGTCCCCACCCAGCTCCCATCCCCGGAG GAGCTGAAGCACAAGATCCTGCTGAAGGGGAAGAAGATTGGGCGGCTGGAGGACACGCTGGATGGGCCAGGGGATGAGGCACCTGATGTGTCTGACGATGACAacggggcagaggcagaggaggagaggcggAGGGTGAAG AAAGACAAGGAGAGCTTGGCACAGGCGTTGTCCGACTGCGTCATCTACTGCAAGACTGTGTCCTTCCGGGGCTTCCAGGAGGCCCGCAGCCATTCCCGGCCCTCTGAGATCTCCTCCCTCGCTGAGGCCAAGGCCAGGAAGCTCATTCGGGATGCAG GGAATGAGTTTGTCCGCCACAACGCCTGGCAGCTGACACGCATCTACCCCAGCGGGATGCGGACCGACTCCTCCAACTACAGCCCCCAGGAGATGTGGAACGTGGGGTGCCAGATCG TGGCCTTGAACTTCCAGACGGCTGGCACAGAGATGGACCTGTGTGATGGGCTCTTCAGCCAGAACGGCCGCTGTGGCTACGTGCTCAAACCACCCTTCATGAGGGACGAGGAGACTCTCTTCAACCCCAGCGaccccagcagctgggagggcCCCGGCCCCATCACCTTGACGATCCAG GTGATCAgcgggcagcagctgcccaaaGTGGCCAACAGCAAGGACGGAGCCATCATTGACCCACTGGTGCGCGTGGAGATCCACGGGGTCCCTGCAGACCAGGCACACCAGGAAACCAAATACATCGAGAACAACG GGTTTAACCCCCGCTGGGATGAGACGCTCCAGTTCCAGCTCCACGTGCCCGAGCTGGCCCTTGTCCGCTTCGTGGTGGAGGATTACGACAAGACCTCCAGGAACGACTTTGTGGGCCAGTTCACCGTAGCCTTTGCCAACATCAAACCCG GCTACCGCCACATCCATCTCCTCTCCAAGGATGGCACCAGCATCCCACCCTCTTCCCTCTTCGTCCACATCCGCATCACCGAGCCGCACAACCCCGAGCAGGACTGA
- the PLCD4 gene encoding 1-phosphatidylinositol 4,5-bisphosphate phosphodiesterase delta-4 isoform X1: MASLLCNARECPGGGEPMLPPGIQLTATLEQMQQGTLMRKVKSKSWKKQRYFKLQDDCMTIWYQSKRTGKTESAFSISDVETVREGHQSEVLQSLAEEFPPDRCFTIVFYGRRGNLDLIAGSAEEAQCWVQGLRQLIEVATSMDQREKIDQWIRDWFQKADKNKDGRMNFKEVQHLLKMMNVDMNEDHALRLFQAADKSESGTLEGEEFVLFYKALTQREEVLSLFQDFSEDGKKLTLLELVDFLRQEQLEDEGTEELAMELIDKYEPSETARARHVLSADGFLMYLCSPEGSIFNPQHRVLWQDMSQPLCHYFISSSHNTYLIEDQIRGQSSIEGYIRALKRGCRCLEVDCWDGPNGEPMVYHGHTFTSKIPFREVVSTLGKYAFKTSDYPVILSLENHCSMEQQEVLAQQLKAILGEQLLTATTNGRVPTQLPSPEELKHKILLKGKKIGRLEDTLDGPGDEAPDVSDDDNGAEAEEERRRVKKDKESLAQALSDCVIYCKTVSFRGFQEARSHSRPSEISSLAEAKARKLIRDAGNEFVRHNAWQLTRIYPSGMRTDSSNYSPQEMWNVGCQIVALNFQTAGTEMDLCDGLFSQNGRCGYVLKPPFMRDEETLFNPSDPSSWEGPGPITLTIQVISGQQLPKVANSKDGAIIDPLVRVEIHGVPADQAHQETKYIENNGFNPRWDETLQFQLHVPELALVRFVVEDYDKTSRNDFVGQFTVAFANIKPGYRHIHLLSKDGTSIPPSSLFVHIRITEPHNPEQD, from the exons ATGGCATCGCTGCTGTGCAACGCCCGTGAGTGCCCAGGCGGAGGGGAG CCCATGCTGCCCCCAGGCATCCAGCTCACAGCCACGTTGGAGCAGATGCAGCAAGGGACGCTGATGCGCAAAGTCAAGTCCaagagctggaagaagcagCGTTACTTCAAGCTGCAGGATGACTGCATGACCATTTGGTACCAGTCCAAGAGGACGGGCAAAACTGAGTCTGCCT tcTCCATCAGCGATGTGGAGACGGTGCGGGAAGGGCACCAGTCGGAggtgctgcagagcctggctgaGGAGTTCCCCCCTGACCGCTGCTTCACCATTGTCTTCTACGGCCGCCGGGGCAACCTGGACCTCATTGCCGGCTCAGCAGAGGAGGCGCAGTGTTGGGTCCAGGGCCTGCGCCAGCTCATCGAGGTGGCAACCAGCATGGACCAAAGGGAGAAGATAGACCA ATGGATTCGTGACTGGTTTCAGAAAGCCGACAAGAATAAGGATGGACGCATGAACTTCAAGGAGGTGCAGCATCTCCTCAAGATGATGAACGTGGACATGAACGAGGATCATGCCCTGCGGCTCTTCCAA GCTGCTGACAAGTCGGAGTCAGGGACACTGGAAGGGGAGGAGTTCGTGCTCTTCTACAAGGCCCTCACACAGCGTGAGGAGGTGCTGAGCCTCTTCCAGGACTTCTCCGAGGATGGGAAGAAGCTGACACTGCTGGAGCTGGTGGATTTCCTGCggcaggagcagctggaggaTGAAGGCACAGAGGAGCTGGCCATGGAGCTCATCGACAAATACGAACCGTCGGAGACAG CCCGGGCTCGCCACGTGCTGAGTGCTGACGGGTTCCTCATGTACCTCTGCTCCCCGGAGGGCTCCATCTTCAACCCCCAGCACCGGGTGCTGTGGCAGGACATGAGCCAGCCGCTCTGCCACTACTTCATCTCCTCCTCCCACAACACCTACCTGATAGAGGACCAGATCCGGGGCCAGAGCAGCATCGAGGGCTACATCAG GGCTCTGAAACGGGGCTGCCGGTGCCTGGAGGTGGATTGCTGGGACGGGCCGAATGGGGAGCCCATGGTGTACCATGGCCACACCTTCACCTCCAAGATCCCCTTCCGGGAGGTGGTGAGCACCCTGGGGAAGTACGCCTTCAAG ACCTCAGACTACCCGGTGATCCTGTCCCTCGAGAACCACTGCAGCATGGAGCAGCAGGAGGTCCTGGCCCAGCAGCTCAAGGCCATCCTGGGGGAACAGCTCCTCACCGCCACCACCAATGGGCGCGTCCCCACCCAGCTCCCATCCCCGGAG GAGCTGAAGCACAAGATCCTGCTGAAGGGGAAGAAGATTGGGCGGCTGGAGGACACGCTGGATGGGCCAGGGGATGAGGCACCTGATGTGTCTGACGATGACAacggggcagaggcagaggaggagaggcggAGGGTGAAG AAAGACAAGGAGAGCTTGGCACAGGCGTTGTCCGACTGCGTCATCTACTGCAAGACTGTGTCCTTCCGGGGCTTCCAGGAGGCCCGCAGCCATTCCCGGCCCTCTGAGATCTCCTCCCTCGCTGAGGCCAAGGCCAGGAAGCTCATTCGGGATGCAG GGAATGAGTTTGTCCGCCACAACGCCTGGCAGCTGACACGCATCTACCCCAGCGGGATGCGGACCGACTCCTCCAACTACAGCCCCCAGGAGATGTGGAACGTGGGGTGCCAGATCG TGGCCTTGAACTTCCAGACGGCTGGCACAGAGATGGACCTGTGTGATGGGCTCTTCAGCCAGAACGGCCGCTGTGGCTACGTGCTCAAACCACCCTTCATGAGGGACGAGGAGACTCTCTTCAACCCCAGCGaccccagcagctgggagggcCCCGGCCCCATCACCTTGACGATCCAG GTGATCAgcgggcagcagctgcccaaaGTGGCCAACAGCAAGGACGGAGCCATCATTGACCCACTGGTGCGCGTGGAGATCCACGGGGTCCCTGCAGACCAGGCACACCAGGAAACCAAATACATCGAGAACAACG GGTTTAACCCCCGCTGGGATGAGACGCTCCAGTTCCAGCTCCACGTGCCCGAGCTGGCCCTTGTCCGCTTCGTGGTGGAGGATTACGACAAGACCTCCAGGAACGACTTTGTGGGCCAGTTCACCGTAGCCTTTGCCAACATCAAACCCG GCTACCGCCACATCCATCTCCTCTCCAAGGATGGCACCAGCATCCCACCCTCTTCCCTCTTCGTCCACATCCGCATCACCGAGCCGCACAACCCCGAGCAGGACTGA
- the ZNF142 gene encoding zinc finger protein 142 — translation MSAEVAVSEAASGEMEALCSELLLPTPGEAGAMGSPGAASTGLAGMPPLTASQDLLLAEASMPGEGAHAEGSNVEILIEAVAGNVTLSNAANATEVLVKVVELYFCERCGQSFPEASLLSQHQCLLLAPPGHLELPGTLSASASEGQSEPEGSELPGAGAQEGSAPERLLCPVCQEAFAQPGELKEHFKTHRAPLGALPCPEKGCCFATEDRKQLRSHLRCLHGASPVSCAYRGCPLLFPSRPAMEQHHRTHFPFHCGCCNFVTANAKLFWQHRKGHAVEPPAEMPTAGSPPVSATHGPEQRCVLSLAAEEGQEEVGNCHPGWEAAAAEARPAKPAGTGEGSLEGQKASAGEEELDSGEDESPEEDGESPCEGEAKEDRKVAPEKARVPRAQHFKGDVAEGSEYLYKTHMCPECKRCFKKRTHLVEHLHLHFPDPSLQCPNCHKYFTSKSKLKIHMMRETGEKAHRCPLCHYSSVEKNALNRHMASMHEDISNFYSDVYSCPVCEEKFRLSQALKEHLKTHKAEPKRLSCFQGGCNYCAEDRKEFVRHLKDTHGIKAVECKYHACSLLFDTAEAMEAHRKTHYAFHCQQCDFICSNKHVFRKHKKQGHPGSEQLQCSFCPYATFNPVEFHDHVGKMHANEKIHKCTECAFATAHKRVLIRHMLLHTGEKPHKCELCDFTCRDVSYLSKHMLTHSNDKNFMCTECGYITKWKHYLNVHMRKHTGDLRYQCNQCSYRCHRADQLSSHKLRHQGKSLICEVCGFACKRKYELQKHMQAKHSQNYQVPIFQCQYCTYQTKYKQALLNHENCKHTKQKEFRCALCSYCTFSNTSLFFHKRKIHGYVPGDKDWLENYASKELEISSSEALFGCELGAALRVDASSPLASKEQWAKAKPSQLESQGEEGYQQTFVVPLLGQGAAPPESSSEAEGGVGEGEQSCPTAGDSLGDDCMQGDPAAGSTELAASGDVALHLEAVNVSSEPLLEHLTGEACTAQPESMEMLSCKEPPTAYEMLGSQDDLGLEGNDNALEDIPDFEEEEADVEEDEAVTLEDRVAAGDSQGNNSLRQAMGHLEGSCSDHHKLVADTETREASQAELQEAWLSVLKTAEQSHPPVPEDAAASDDCVRGGSESVLKALRKQDKEQAETLVLEGRVQMLVVQSESQIFKCEKCSYITRKEKSMSLHSKASCQSRRAPLVCHECGASFKQQRGLNTHLLKKCPVLLKKNKIFKPAGQEPPGLCQPAVQPGENSVETADSERGSSEESGHAESPWEAELLPDKTQAAGSPSAGERASGCLAPEKSLPGDSTEVAEEPPQQGDGAEPGGAACPPQPGKPLEKYRLEGGKLHCNACSFVCSRVSTITSHVEDGCRSLEQFWCSLCPEAFRSRRALKNHCAEKHIVHPEEDGPQSTELPKGDPSSIETGQPGEPPLDAAPAKSTLPKRRRFSCPTCPFTCHQERAMRTHKKRGCVALGEFRCASCPFTSKAAKALRLHRKLHRKHYSKRPQLQCRQCEFTCKQARCLRQHIRIKHEGVKPHKCRYCEFSTTRRYRLEAHQSLHTGVGRIACGICSQTFGTNSKLRIHRLRVHEKTPTHFCPLCDYSSYLQNDITRHVNSCHRGELNFGCSRCEARFSSETALKQHVLRRHEEKVSYGCPRCGFVCHSEATLKCHVQKQHPHLECGTCKETFPTREALEEHKTQHFSHRCELCSFAAKERQQLVRHYMESHEPAAPQDKPLRCPFCDFACRHQLVFDQHMKGHGGTRVYKCSDCEYTTKNRQKITWHIRIHTGEKPYKCHLCKYACADPSRLKYHMRIHKEERKYLCPDCGYKCKWVNQLKYHMTKHTGLKPYRCDECEYRTNRADALRVHKETRHREARSFICEQCGKAFKTRFLLKTHLKKHSEEKPYVCNACGRAFRWAAGLRHHYLTHTNEHPFFCRYCPYKAKQKFQVIKHIQRHHPEHGAGDPSQGVGKDPSTPTVHLHAVQRERRAEGPPGTEQEGGCPMEKDSASQ, via the exons ATGAGTGCAGAAGTGGCTGTGTCTGAGGCTGCCAGTGGGGAGATGGAGGCCCTGTGCTCggagctgctcctgcccacACCGGGAGAGGCGGGAGCCATGGGAAGCCCCGGCGCAGCCAGCACCGGCCTGGCGGGGATGCCCCCACTGACTGCCAGTCAGGACTTGCTGCTGGCGGAGGCGTCGatgcctggggaaggggctcaCGCTGAAGGAAGCAATGTGGAAATACTCATTGAAGCTGTGGCTGGCAATGTGACACTGAGCAACGCAGCCAATGCTACAG AGGTGCTGGTCAAAGTGGTGGAGCTGTATTTCTGCGAGAGGTGTGGCCAGAGCTTCCCAGAGGCCTCCCTGCTGTCCCAGCAccagtgcctgctgctggcccccccagggcacctGGAGCTCCCTGGGACACTGTCTGCTTCTGCCAGCGAGGGCCAGAGCGAGCCAGAGGGTTCGGAGCTGCCCGGAGCCGGTGCACAGGAGGGCTCTGCTCCCGAGCGTCTGCTGTGCCCCGTCTGCCAGGAGGCATTTGCACAGCCCGGCGAACTCAAGGAGCACTTCAAGACCCACCGCGCCCCGCTGGGAGCCCTGCCTTGCCCTGAGAAGGGCTGCTGCTTCGCCACGGAGGACCGCAAGCAACTGCGCagccacctgcgctgcctgcacgGGGCCTCCCCTGTGTCCTGTGCCTACCGTGGCTGccccctgctcttccccagccGCCCGGCCATGGAGCAGCACCACCGCACCCACTTCCCCTTCCACTGCGGCTGCTGCAACTTTGTCACAGCCAATGCCAAGCTCTTTTGGCAGCACAGGAAGGGCCATGCTGTGGAGCCCCCTGCGGAGATGCCCACAGCAGGCAGCCCCCCTGTCTCGGCCACTCATGGCCCCGAGCAGCGCTGTGTCCTGTCGTTGG cagcagaagaagggcaggaggaggtggggaatTGCCACcctggctgggaagctgccgcAGCAGAAGCCAGGCCAGCAAAGCCTGCAGGCACTGGGGAGGGCTCCTTGGAGGGGCAGAAAGCGTCAGCCGGAGAAGAGGAGTTGGACAGCGGTGAGGATGAGTCGCCAGAGGAGGATGGCGAGAGCCCCTGTGAAGGCGAGGCCAAAGAGGACAGGAAGGTGGCTCCCGAGAAAGCCAGAGTGCCGCGGGCACAGCACTTCAAAG GGGATGTCGCGGAGGGCTCTGAGTACCTCTACAAAACCCACATGTGCCCCGAATGCAAACGATGCTTTAAGAAGCGGACGCACCTGGTGGAGCACCTCCACTTGCACTTCCCTGACCCCAGCCTGCAGTGCCCCAACTGCCACAAGTACTTCACCAgcaaaagcaagctgaaaatcCACATGATGCGGGAGACAGGTGAGAAGGCCCACCGCTGCCCGCTCTGCCACTACAGCTCAGTGGAGAAGAATGCCCTCAACCGCCACATGGCCAGCATGCACGAGGACATCTCCAACTTCTACTCTGACGTTTACTCCTGCCCTGTCTGTGAGGAGAAGTTTCGGCTCAGCCAGGCCCTCAAAGAGCACTTGAAGACTCACAAAGCTGAGCCCAAGAGGCTGAGCTGCTTCCAGGGGGGCTGCAACTACTGCGCAGAGGACCGGAAGGAGTTTGTCCGTCACCTCAAGGACACTCATGGCATCAAGGCAGTGGAGTGCAAGTACCACGCCTGCTCGCTGCTCTTTGACACAGCCGAGGCCATGGAGGCTCACCGAAAAACCCACTACGCCTTCCACTGCCAGCAGTGTGACTTCATCTGCTCCAACAAGCACGTTTTCCGCAAGCACAAGAAGCAGGGGCACCCAGGCAGCGAGCAGCTCCAGTGCAGCTTCTGCCCCTATGCCACTTTCAACCCTGTGGAGTTTCACGACCATGTGGGCAAGATGCACGCAAATGAGAAGATCCACAAGTGCACTGAGTGCGCCTTTGCCACTGCGCACAAGAGAGTGCTCATCCGGCACATGCTGCTGCACACTG GAGAGAAACCTCACAAGTGTGAGCTCTGCGACTTCACATGCCGGGACGTGAGCTACCTGTCCAAGCACATGCTGACCCACTCCAACGACAAGAACTTCATGTGCACTGAGTGCGGGTATATCACCAAGTGGAAGCACTACCTGAACGTCCATATGCGCAAGCACACTGGAGATCTCCG GTACCAATGCAACCAGTGCTCGTACCGGTGCCACCGTGCCGACCAGCTCAGCAGCCACAAGCTGCGGCACCAGGGCAAAAGTCTGATCTGCGAGGTGTGCGGCTTCGCTTGCAAGCGCAAGTATGAGCTGCAGAAGCACATGCAGGCAAAGCACTCACAGAACTACCAAGTGCCCATCTTCCAGTGCCAGTACTGCACCTACCAGACCAAGTATAAGCAGGCGCTGCTGAACCACGAGAACTGCAAGCACACCAAGCAGAAGGAGTTTCGCTGCGCCCTTTGCTCTTACTGCACCTTCAGCAACACCAGCCTCTTCTTCCACAAGCGCAAGATTCATGGCTATGTCCCTGGTGACAAGGACTGGCTGGAAAACTATGCCAGCAAGGAGCTGGAGATCAGCTCATCTGAGGCGCTCTTTGGCTGCGAGCTTGGTGCAGCCCTGCGTGTGGATGCCAGCTCCCCCCTCGCCAGCAAGGAGCAGTGGGCAAAGGCGAAGCCGTCCCAGCTGGAGTCCCAGGGGGAAGAGGGCTACCAGCAAACATTCGTGGTGCCCCTCCTTGGGCAGGGTGCCGCACCACCGGAGAGCAGCAGCGAGGCAGAGGGAGGTGTGGGCGAAGGGGAGCAGAGCTGTCCCACTGCTGGCGATTCCCTGGGAGATGACTGCATGCAAGGAGATCCTGCCGCAGGCTCGACTGAGCTTGCCGCTTCTGGGGATGTGGCGTTGCACTTGGAGGCTGTGAACGTTTCGTCTGAACCCCTCCTGGAGCATTTGACTGGAGAAGCCTGCACAGCGCAGCCGGAGAGCATGGAAATGCTGTCCTGCAAGGAGCCTCCCACAGCCTATGAGATGCTGGGCTCCCAGGATGACCTGGGCTTGGAGGGCAATGACAACGCGCTCGAAGACATCCCGGACtttgaggaagaggaggcagatgTAGAGGAGGATGAGGCGGTGACGCTAGAGgacagggtggcagcaggagaCAGCCAGGGAAACAACTCCCTAAGGCAGGCCATGGGCCACCTCGAGGGGTCATGCTCGGACCACCACAAGCTGGTCGCAGACACTGAGACGAGAGAGGCCAGCCAAGCCGAGCTGCAGGAGGCCTGGCTCAGCGTGCTGAAGACAGCTGAACAGAGCCACCCGCCTGTCCCAGAGGATGCGGCCGCCTCCGATGACTGTGTTAGAGGCGGCTCAGAGTCAGTACTGAAGGCACTGCGGAagcaggacaaggagcaggcGGAGACACtggtgctggagggcagggtgcAAATGCTGGTGGTGCAGTCAGAGAGCCAGATCTTTAAGTGTGAGAAGTGCTCGTACATCACGCGGAAGGAGAAGTCCATGTCCCTGCACTCCAAGGCCAGCTGCCAGAGCCGCCGGGCCCCACTCGTGTGCCACGAGTGTGGTGCCAGCTTTAAGCAGCAAAGGGGGCTCAACACCCATCTCCTCAAGAAGTGCCCGGTCCTCCTGAAGAAGAACAAGATCTTCAAGCCAGCTGGTCAGGAACCACCTGGGTTGTGCCAACCTGCCGTCCAGCCTGGTGAGAACAGTGTGGAAACGGCAGATAGTGAGAGGGGAAGCTCAGAGGAATCTGGGCATGCCGAGAGCCCCTGGGAAGCTGAACTGCTGCCTGATAAAACGCAGGCAGCAGGCAGTCCTTCAGCTGGGGAACGGGCCTCGGGCTGTCTTGCCCCTGAGAAATCCCTGCCAGGTGACAGCACAGAGGTGGCAGAAGAGCCTCCCCAGCAAGGGGATGGGGCTGAGCCAGGTGGAGCTGCTtgtcccccccagcctgggAAACCCCTGGAGAAATACcggctggagggagggaagctgcACTGCAATGCCTGCTCCTTTGTGTGCTCCCGTGTCTCCACCATCACCTCCCACGTGGAGGATGGGTGCCGGAGCCTGGAGCAGTTCTGGTGCTCCCTGTGCCCTGAGGCCTTCCGCTCCCGCCGGGCCCTCAAGAATCACTGTGCCGAGAAGCACATTGTGCATCCTGAGGAGGATGGACCCCAAAGCACTGAGCTCCCCAAAGGGGACCCGTCCAGCATTGAGACAGGCCAGCCTGGTGAGCCCCCCCTGGATGCAGCCCCCGCCAAATCCACCCTGCCCAAGAGGAGGCgtttctcctgccccacctgcCCCTTCACCTGCCACCAGGAACGAGCCATGAGGACGCACAAGAAGAGGGGCTGCGTGGCGCTGGGCGAGTTTCGCTGTGCCTCCTGCCCCTTCACCTCCAAGGCAGCCAAAGCCCTGCGGCTGCACCGCAAGCTGCACCGCAAGCACTACAGCAAGCGGCCGCAGCTGCAGTGCCGCCAGTGCGAGTTCACCTGCAAGCAGGCCCGCTGCCTGCGGCAGCACATCCGCATCAAGCATGAGGGGGTGAAGCCGCACAAGTGCCGCTACTGCGAGTTCAGCACCACGCGGCGCTACCGCCTGGAGGCCCACCAGTCCCTGCACACTGGCGTGGGGCGCATCGCCTGCGGCATCTGCAGTCAGACCTTCGGTACCAACTCCAAGCTGCGCATCCACCGCCTGCGGGTGCACGAGAAGACGCCCACCCACTTCTGTCCGCTCTGCGACTACAGCAGCTACTTGCAGAATGACATCACCCGCCATGTCAACAGCTGCCACCGCGGCGAGCTCAACTTCGGCTGCTCCCGCTGCGAGGCTCGCTTCAGCTCCGAGACAGCCCTCAAGCAGCATGTCCTGCGGCGGCACGAGGAGAAGGTGTCCTATGGCTGCCCACGCTGCGGCTTCGTGTGCCACAGCGAGGCCACGCTCAAGTGCCACGTGCAGAAGCAGCACCCGCACCTGGAGTGCGGCACCTGCAAGGAGACCTTCCCCACCCGGGAGGCACTGGAGGAGCACAAGACACAGCATTTTAGCCACCGCTGTGAGCtgtgcagctttgcagccaaGGAGCGGCAGCAGCTGGTGCGGCATTACATGGAGAGCCACGAGCCGGCTGCCCCCCAGGACAAACCGCTGCGGTGTCCCTTCTGCGACTTTGCCTGCCGCCACCAGCTCGTCTTTGACCAGCACATGAAGGGCCATGGGGGCACCCGCGTGTACAAGTGCTCGGACTGTGAGTACACCACCAAGAACAGGCAGAAGATCACGTGGCACATCCGCATCCACACTGGCGAGAAGCCCTACAAGTGCCACCTCTGTAAATATGCCTGTGCTGACCCCTCGCGTCTCAAG TACCACATGCGGATCCACAAGGAGGAGCGGAAATACCTCTGCCCTGACTGCGGCTACAAGTGCAAGTGGGTGAACCAGCTCAAGTACCACATGACAAAGCACACGG GCCTGAAGCCGTACCGCTGCGACGAGTGCGAGTACCGCACTAACCGGGCAGATGCCCTGCGGGTGCACAAGGAGACGCGGCACCGGGAGGCCCGCTCCTTCATCTGTGAGCAGTGCGGCAAGGCCTTCAAGACCCGCTTCCTCCTCAAGACCCACCTCAAGAAGCACAGCGAGGAGAAGCCGTACGTCTGCAATGCCTGCGGGCGGGCTTTTCGCTGGGCAGCCGGCCTGCGCCACCATTACCTGACCCACACCAACGAGCACCCCTTCTTCTGCCGCTACTGCCCCTACAAGGCCAAGCAGAAGTTCCAGGTCATCAAACACATCCAGCGGCATCACCCTGAGCACGGCGCCGGTGACCCCAGCCAGGGGGTGGGCAAGGACCCCAGCACGCCCACCGTCCACCTCCATGCTGTGCAGAGGGAGAGGCGGGCCGAGGGGCCCCCTGGGACAGAGCAGGAAGGAGGGTGCCCCATGGAGAAGGACAGTGCTTCGCAGTGA